The Latilactobacillus sakei subsp. sakei DSM 20017 = JCM 1157 genome includes a window with the following:
- a CDS encoding PadR family transcriptional regulator yields MSTLSYILLCMLVRKPCSGYELKQYINLFWEAHHSQIYTALNKLHEQGYVSVETDAIHKQKKFIT; encoded by the coding sequence ATGAGTACACTCAGCTATATTTTATTATGTATGTTAGTTCGTAAACCTTGCAGTGGTTATGAGCTAAAGCAGTATATTAATTTATTTTGGGAAGCACACCATAGTCAAATTTATACAGCTTTGAATAAACTTCATGAACAAGGCTACGTATCAGTCGAAACCGATGCCATTCACAAGCAAAAAAAATTTATCACTTAA
- a CDS encoding MFS transporter: protein MENQNKGLRSAYALAFTCMVAFMGIGLVDPILKTIAVKLNATPAQTTLLFTSYMLVTGIIMLFTGFISTRIGAKRTISIGLIIIVLFAALAGRSQTISQLISLRAGWGFGNALFLSTALTAIVSVMPEKTEQAIMLYEGSMGIGMAVGPLVGGALGSFSWRFPFYGVAILMFVAAMTIVFLLEPIAKPVKKARFFAGAVALKNHRLRSIGIIALLYNFGFFTILAYAPFLLVGLTEMQVGFVFFGWGILLAIASVFVAPRLEQKTNTLMTLLIGLGFFLVCLVVIGINADQPVLVAFGVIIAGFFQGLVNTLLTTVAMENKTIERSVASSAYSFIRFTGGAIAPFVAGKIAEKWSAHWTFYFAGLMILIGILFVLRNQQYFITAEEEEKEIEMIDGKELL, encoded by the coding sequence ATGGAGAATCAAAATAAAGGGCTGCGATCAGCGTATGCCTTAGCTTTTACGTGTATGGTCGCTTTTATGGGGATTGGCTTAGTTGATCCGATTTTAAAAACCATCGCGGTTAAATTGAACGCGACACCTGCGCAAACAACGCTATTATTTACGAGTTATATGTTGGTGACAGGGATTATTATGTTATTTACCGGTTTTATTTCGACTAGAATTGGTGCCAAAAGAACAATTAGTATCGGTTTAATTATTATTGTATTATTTGCCGCTTTGGCAGGTCGTTCACAGACAATCTCACAATTAATTTCGTTGCGGGCCGGTTGGGGCTTTGGAAACGCATTGTTCTTATCGACGGCGTTAACGGCAATTGTCAGTGTGATGCCTGAAAAAACGGAACAAGCCATTATGTTATACGAAGGTTCAATGGGAATCGGAATGGCAGTTGGTCCGTTAGTCGGTGGGGCGCTGGGGAGTTTTTCTTGGCGTTTTCCGTTTTATGGCGTAGCAATCTTAATGTTTGTCGCTGCGATGACGATTGTCTTTTTATTAGAACCAATTGCCAAACCAGTTAAAAAAGCGCGCTTTTTTGCCGGCGCGGTTGCCTTAAAAAATCATCGCCTCCGCTCAATCGGAATTATTGCATTGTTGTATAACTTTGGCTTCTTTACAATTTTAGCGTACGCACCCTTTTTATTAGTTGGGCTCACTGAAATGCAAGTCGGGTTTGTTTTCTTTGGCTGGGGAATCTTACTCGCCATTGCGTCCGTTTTTGTGGCACCTCGCTTAGAACAAAAAACGAATACGTTAATGACATTGTTGATTGGGTTGGGCTTTTTCCTCGTTTGCTTAGTAGTGATTGGGATTAATGCTGATCAACCAGTCCTAGTGGCCTTTGGCGTGATCATCGCTGGCTTCTTCCAAGGCTTAGTCAATACGCTCTTAACAACGGTTGCGATGGAAAATAAGACGATTGAACGTAGTGTCGCATCGTCTGCCTACAGTTTCATTCGGTTTACCGGTGGGGCCATTGCGCCTTTTGTCGCTGGTAAAATTGCTGAAAAATGGTCAGCTCACTGGACATTTTACTTCGCAGGCTTGATGATATTAATAGGGATTTTATTCGTTCTTCGCAATCAACAGTATTTCATAACGGCGGAGGAAGAAGAAAAAGAAATCGAAATGATCGACGGTAAAGAATTACTATAA
- a CDS encoding lytic polysaccharide monooxygenase produces the protein MKKQLLKWTIVGFCSVLGVTALGAGQVSAHGYITSPGSRAYLGSNAFTNDTGQKPLNTNVGQVQYEPQSIEAPKNTFIDGKLASANISSFSNLDEQTSTRWHQNQVKSGALTIKWHLTAQHKTSTWDYYLTRPGWNPNQPLSILNFEKITSIDDQGKLPAKDVAQTINIPTDRSGYNVLLGVWNISDTANAFYQAVDLNITK, from the coding sequence ATGAAGAAGCAATTATTGAAATGGACCATCGTTGGCTTTTGTTCAGTATTAGGTGTGACAGCATTAGGTGCCGGACAAGTTAGCGCACACGGGTATATCACATCCCCAGGTAGTCGAGCGTATTTAGGTAGTAATGCGTTCACAAATGATACCGGTCAAAAACCATTGAACACCAATGTTGGTCAAGTTCAATACGAGCCACAAAGTATTGAAGCCCCTAAGAATACATTTATCGATGGAAAATTAGCGAGTGCTAATATCAGTTCATTTTCGAATCTTGATGAACAAACGAGTACGAGATGGCATCAAAATCAAGTTAAATCAGGCGCATTAACGATTAAGTGGCACTTAACGGCACAACATAAAACAAGTACGTGGGATTACTACTTAACCCGCCCAGGTTGGAATCCAAATCAACCGCTAAGTATTTTAAACTTTGAAAAGATTACTTCGATTGATGATCAAGGAAAGTTACCAGCCAAAGATGTTGCACAGACGATTAATATTCCAACCGACAGAAGTGGCTATAATGTGCTGCTGGGTGTTTGGAATATTTCGGATACAGCAAACGCATTCTATCAAGCGGTGGATTTAAATATTACGAAGTAA
- a CDS encoding YitT family protein, protein MTQKTNLTTTLRDLIAIAIGCAIYAFGLITINIQNHLAEGGLTGITLIVRYWLHIDPAYTTLILNIPLVILGYKFLGKRALAYTIYGTVMMSVFLWIWQRVPVTINLNHDIFIAALLAGLCGGFGSGIIYRYGGTTGGSDVIARIIEKRRGVQMGRSLLIFDIFVLTASLSYLDIEHMMYTLIASYVFSRVVNFTLEGTYAAKGLLVVSDHYQKIADQIMTQTGRGVTFLHAEGGYSHQSRQMIYCVVSASEVAHLKRIIEHQDPTAFISIIDVHEALGEGFTYETPTKD, encoded by the coding sequence ATGACACAAAAAACAAATTTGACCACCACTCTTCGTGATTTAATCGCGATTGCCATTGGTTGTGCGATTTACGCCTTTGGTTTGATTACGATTAACATTCAAAATCATTTAGCTGAAGGCGGCTTAACCGGGATTACCTTAATTGTGCGCTATTGGCTTCATATTGATCCAGCCTATACAACTTTAATTTTAAATATCCCGTTAGTAATTCTTGGGTACAAATTTTTAGGTAAACGCGCCTTAGCCTATACAATTTACGGTACCGTCATGATGTCCGTCTTCTTATGGATTTGGCAACGAGTTCCTGTCACCATTAACTTAAACCATGATATTTTTATCGCCGCGCTACTTGCTGGTTTGTGTGGTGGCTTTGGTAGTGGTATCATCTACCGCTACGGTGGAACAACCGGTGGTAGTGATGTGATTGCTAGGATTATTGAAAAACGGCGTGGTGTTCAAATGGGACGCTCCCTATTAATTTTTGATATTTTTGTTTTAACAGCTTCTCTCAGTTACCTCGATATCGAACACATGATGTATACCCTAATCGCATCGTACGTTTTCTCCCGCGTCGTTAACTTTACACTCGAAGGGACCTATGCGGCCAAAGGCTTGTTAGTCGTCAGTGATCACTATCAAAAGATTGCCGATCAAATCATGACTCAAACCGGTCGGGGCGTGACTTTCTTACACGCTGAAGGTGGTTATTCACACCAATCGCGTCAAATGATTTATTGTGTCGTCAGCGCTAGCGAAGTGGCCCACCTCAAAAGAATTATTGAACACCAAGACCCTACAGCCTTCATTTCAATTATTGACGTCCATGAAGCGCTAGGAGAAGGCTTTACGTATGAGACACCAACGAAAGATTAA
- a CDS encoding CCA tRNA nucleotidyltransferase: MKLTTFAPEFAEALPILEQIEAAGFEAYFVGGSVRDNLLGLPIHDVDIATSAYPAEIKQIFKRTVDTGIQHGTVMILDHGNGYEVTTFRTETGYQDFRRPDSVTFVRSLEEDLKRRDFTINALAMRADGEIIDLFDGIADLKAHKIRAVGVADERFHEDALRMMRAVRFESQLGFSVTETTQAAIEKHAALLEKIAIERIHVEFMKLMQGIERQNGLRTFIDTGLYRYCPDLADQLPALEQLTALPTEQLHDESAVWLVVTYLLGQTPAQAGRFLKHWKSANDVIDAVKAGLVLLPKLLTATADQWDLYQAGQSVLVISLQIAQLVTTATIPTADWLERYDRLQIKQKADLAINGQILMQNGFQPGPILGKTLAILERKVVLDELPNTTEALLKAAK; this comes from the coding sequence ATGAAATTAACGACTTTTGCGCCCGAATTTGCAGAAGCACTGCCAATCCTAGAACAAATTGAAGCAGCTGGTTTTGAGGCTTACTTTGTTGGGGGGAGTGTCCGTGATAATTTATTGGGCTTACCAATTCATGATGTTGATATTGCGACATCTGCCTATCCAGCTGAAATCAAACAAATTTTTAAACGGACTGTCGATACTGGGATTCAACATGGCACGGTCATGATTTTAGACCATGGCAATGGCTACGAAGTGACAACTTTTAGAACGGAAACCGGGTATCAAGATTTCCGGCGGCCTGATTCAGTAACGTTTGTCCGCTCGTTGGAAGAGGATTTGAAACGGCGTGACTTTACCATTAACGCCTTAGCGATGCGCGCAGATGGTGAAATCATCGATCTTTTTGACGGCATTGCTGATTTGAAGGCGCATAAAATTCGTGCGGTCGGTGTCGCCGATGAACGTTTCCATGAAGATGCACTACGGATGATGCGGGCAGTTCGGTTTGAGAGCCAACTCGGTTTTTCAGTGACTGAAACCACGCAAGCCGCTATTGAAAAGCACGCTGCCTTGCTTGAAAAAATTGCGATTGAACGCATTCACGTTGAATTTATGAAGTTGATGCAAGGGATTGAACGGCAAAATGGGTTACGGACGTTTATTGACACGGGCTTATATCGATATTGCCCGGATTTAGCTGATCAATTACCGGCTTTGGAACAATTGACGGCCTTACCAACGGAACAATTACATGATGAAAGTGCGGTTTGGTTAGTGGTGACCTATTTACTCGGGCAAACACCCGCACAAGCTGGCCGTTTTTTGAAGCATTGGAAGAGTGCTAATGATGTGATTGATGCGGTTAAAGCCGGTTTGGTCTTACTCCCTAAATTATTGACGGCAACTGCCGACCAATGGGACCTTTATCAAGCTGGTCAATCGGTGTTAGTGATTAGTCTGCAAATCGCACAATTGGTGACGACTGCGACAATTCCAACTGCTGACTGGTTAGAACGCTATGATCGGTTACAAATTAAGCAAAAAGCCGATTTAGCGATTAATGGTCAAATATTGATGCAAAATGGCTTCCAACCAGGGCCTATTTTAGGCAAAACACTAGCTATTTTAGAACGGAAAGTGGTCCTAGACGAGT